The following nucleotide sequence is from Pungitius pungitius chromosome 6, fPunPun2.1, whole genome shotgun sequence.
CTTCTTTCATTCAGAGGCTACAGGTGGAGTTGCCACTGTCCCCTGAACAGCTGGAGACGGTGTTTGAGAGTCTGGATCGAGACAGCAATGGATTCCTCACTCCTGTTGAGTTCAACACAGGACTTGGTCAGTGTTGTGCTTTGAAACCAACATTCACTATGACCTCTATGGCGAAAGCCGCAGAATAAACCAAATCCTCGGTGCCTgtctctcgtctctctctctctctctctctctctctctctctctctctctctctctctctctctctctctctctctctctctctctcgctgtgggATGCAGGTGAGCTAGTGGGTCTGGAGGACTCGCCTGAGCAAAGTCTAAACGCATCAGAAGATCCAGACCAGATGGACTGCTCCCAGGACAGTCCTGCAGTTAGATTTGTAAACATACTGATGGAACTAGGAGCTGACAGACTCTTTAAGGAGTAAGTTCACTAACACACAGTCATTCCCCACCAGACGGCGCATTTCCCCATTAGTTCTACAGCTGTGATCTACACCTCAAACTGCAGCCTCAAATGTTCCTCAAAACCTTGTAATGTTTTCCTTAGGTAGGATATGTTCCAGTCTCTGTTCTATAGTGCGCCATAGGTTGTAGCAAGGCACACCCAAAAACTGACAACTGAAGGAATATCTTCAAATATTAGCACAAGGGTGGTTAGGATGGTGTAAATAGCATGATCCTTTGCCACTTCAATACGACTTTGGAAACAGGATATCTTTGTGTTATATTGTAGGtatttcattattatatataatataaagagTAAACTAATTTCTTGATGCAAAATTTTGAGCTGAATAATTTTAACAGAAAAGAAACGACAAGCTTGATTCACAGATGGTTTCAATTTACAGTTTGTGTTTTCGTGACATAGGTCAGGGTTTCCGAGCTGGTGGGAGGTGGACGTCCTCTGTTGCTCTAAtagttgttttttctgtgtgtcagTCGGCAGGggctctcctctctctggtGTGAACTCCAGAGGGACAGGCCGGAGATGCTGAGCGTCCTGGACGGCGTGCTGATCCACGCGGTGTCGCATTTACAGGACTCCATCCGAGAGAGAGACTGTCTGGAACAAGCTCTGCGCAGGTCACAGCCTCCTCCTGCGACCCTCTGCATGTGGAACAACTCTCTGTGCCCTGTTTACACATGTTTGGGGTTTTCTAAAATTGTTTACCTGTAACTCTTCTGTGTTTCAGGCGGGAGAGTGAGCACAATGAGGTAGTTCGCTCCATATATGAAGAAATGGAAAACCaaatgagagaggagagggagaagcgcCTTAGTCTGTCTCAGGTACGTACTTGTGGTCCAGCGCTTGtgccttttaataaaaacaatcatCATAATAGCTGTTAATGTAATTATTGGGAAATGAAGGACCGTATTGGACAGAAGCAAAAAGGCCGacaactggaggaggaggtaaaGATGCGTGAGCAAGAGCTGGAGAATACACTCACCAAACAAAGAGAGGTATACATTCAAATAGTACTGCTGTCATTTCTGAGGTgttttacttaaataaatgaGTCAACAGGACCTGTCTTTGTCCCAAGCTGGAAGCCAGAATTGGGCAGATGAGCTCTGAACGGGCGAACATCAAGGAGCAGAACCAGCATCTGCGGAGCCTCAACGTCCAGCTGCAGGAGCGGGTGGAGCGCAGcaggcagcagctgcaggccgCTCTGGGTCAGCTCAGCCTGCTGCAGGACAGCGCTGCTCAGGAGCAAGTGGCCAGACACAGGTGAGGGGCTGAGGCCTCAAGGCCACGGCAGAAAtatccctcctctgctcctggcAGCTGATCTGACCATATTTGGAAGACTACCAAGAGATAAGGGGAAGGCTTGCATGGTTGTGGTTGCGATTTTTATCTATGATATACGCGCACAAACAATTTACATACGAGCATACTGTACAAATtcaacatgattttttttgttttattcttctttaaAGGTTGTTATGTATTAACTTAACAGCTGAGCCCCTGTAACCCTCagcttatatacatatatacacactttTTTTAGGGGATAAATACACATTTGGTATTTTTTGTGAATATTAAATGCATGGTGCCTGTGTCCATGTGATCGACTTTAAATAAACAACGGTGCCTATTTTCTTCATGACAAAAGAGCGTGTCGCCCGGATCAACAGTTTGGctcaatgatttttttaataacatttgttgttggttttgatCTTTGTTACCTTTGTAGACAATAAGAAGCATAAAAAGTAATCTCTAACATAACACTTTTGTTTGCGTCACCCTAGAAACGTGATGAAGGTGTCACGGAACatgcagaaagagaaggaaagtcTCCTGAGACAACTGGAGCTCTTGAGGTACGTGTGAACAACGTTGTGCTGTTTCAATCAAGTTCATTCAGTTGGAAGTTTAAAGAAAAATCCCTAAAAAAATTGATTGGTTTCCTtaaattttcccttttttcaattCAACTACCACCACCGTCTACATCCGCCAATGTGATGTTTGTTCTCTTTCATTTTAGGGATATGAACAAAAGGCTGCGCGATGAGAAGGACGCCCAACAGTCCCAGAAGAGGGTTAGTCACAGAGGCTCTGTCCGTCCTCCTCTGCCTTTAACTCATTACCTCAGTAAAGACCTTTGTGCCCCGTGGTCACAGCAGATTGATCCCACCTAAGCTAAACTTCATGCTTCATTCCCTCCTGGGGACAATCATTATTTATATGGGCAGCTGTTATTTGGTTATTGATTGAACGTGTGTTCATTTTACCCGTTTGGGATTTTTGCAAtgtcagaaaaaagaaaaaaaaaatgttttttacgtTGTACATATAGTTAGGGAAGTGAAAAGACATTTATTGAACCTGTACcaatttaaagaaaacagtgttgaTATGTTTTTCAATGACTTGTGACAAAATCACTATTTATTAACTAAAATGTGTCAGTATTTAACAAACTAATAAAGCCTTTTGTTTATCACAATTCATAAGAGTCATAATCCATTACCCATCCACATTCTTTACCCAAACTGTGGTTTTTCAATTTGCACTGACAATCATCTCTTGTTTAACTTTTTTGAACAACTAATATACAAAGAAGACATAATGGTCTTACAAGAAAGCGCATTAGAGAGTGGATTCAGATGATGTGACTGAGAGCCCCTGTcggttattttttgtttttctgtttcaatCCAGGTGTATTGCTGGTACACAATCGTGATATTTAGCTACTTATTAATAAATGTCACAATTTGATTCCAACATATTTTAACATATTTCAATTAGTTGGATAAAGAATACAGTTAATATTCCTTGGAAGTATGTTTCTATTTACAACGTATATTATTAAAATCTTAATGCCACTCATTTCTTCTGCCTCACTTCCCTCAAAAACTTTTAGAGTCCAAATGTCACAAAGCCTTTGCTGAAGAAAGGGTCAATAATAGGTAACTACTTACTGCAAGAAAAGCTGCTGAAAAGGTTTGTATGGGAGCATTTGATATCACATAACCCATTTTTTGCAGCAATGCAGCGCAGATCCCCAGAGGCAGCAACTAACTTTGTGTGTTCGTTGGTCCTGAAGACAGCTGGGCTCATCTGATGAGTTGGAGCAGGACAACGACACAGAGGTCACAAACTCATCCAAGAGACACCAACCGTCACGTAGAGTCAGAGAAAATGTTGAACAGGTGCAAACTCAGGTAGGGAACATATTCAatcaacaaacacattcatcccAACTCACAGCAGCAATGGGAGAACTTAACGATGAAAATAGTACTGTGAGGCTTTGGTACTCTGCACAGATTAGAGTCTCATCCTCTTGAGAACATGAACGGGACTCTGGTTTCATAATGTTGAGTTTGGTCCTTTTACCTGAACTTTAGAGAACCATGGTCAGTCCTCAGCGGGTGTTCAAGGTGGTATTTCTGGGTACCTCAGGCGTCGGTAAGAGCTCCTTCATCCAGCAGTACTGCACAGGACTcttcaacaacaaaatgagCGCTACTGTTGGTAAATTCTCCTCTTATTATCACAATGATCAAGGTGTTCTTCACTGACTATATATGTATAAGTATGGCACCATGCGTCCATGTTGCTTCTAGGTATTGATTTCAAGATGAAGACTTTAACTCTGGGCTCCACCATCATCACCCTGCAGCTGTGGGACACTGCAGGGCAAGAGAGGTCAGAAGTATCACAGTTTGCAGTTTTTAATTATGGGCTTTCATAATGGACATACCTTCTGattccatttcctttttttttaggtgacatttttttttaattctcttaaTCCTGTTTAGGTTTCGCAGCATAACTGAGCAGTACTATCGCAAAGCTGACGCTATCCTTGCCATGTATGACGTCGCCCAAACCTCGTCCTTCACGGCTGTG
It contains:
- the cracr2b gene encoding EF-hand calcium-binding domain-containing protein 4A isoform X1; translated protein: MSTWLKDGEVLVGEGSGEAAPISPRLRGLSAVSPRPSQGVCSPLASPRDAVAGNPLVETMGKAKELFVLCDKEGKGFITKRDMQRLQVELPLSPEQLETVFESLDRDSNGFLTPVEFNTGLGELVGLEDSPEQSLNASEDPDQMDCSQDSPAVRFVNILMELGADRLFKDRQGLSSLWCELQRDRPEMLSVLDGVLIHAVSHLQDSIRERDCLEQALRRRESEHNEVVRSIYEEMENQMREEREKRLSLSQDRIGQKQKGRQLEEEVKMREQELENTLTKQRELEARIGQMSSERANIKEQNQHLRSLNVQLQERVERSRQQLQAALGQLSLLQDSAAQEQVARHRNVMKVSRNMQKEKESLLRQLELLRDMNKRLRDEKDAQQSQKRSPNVTKPLLKKGSIIGNYLLQEKLLKRQLGSSDELEQDNDTEVTNSSKRHQPSRRVRENVEQVQTQRTMVSPQRVFKVVFLGTSGVGKSSFIQQYCTGLFNNKMSATVGIDFKMKTLTLGSTIITLQLWDTAGQERFRSITEQYYRKADAILAMYDVAQTSSFTAVRAWMDSVKEKMCDGAVLVLLANKLDLADGHSREVKTAEGQRLADKHQALFYECSAKTGCNVEELMTYLAGMLVSQHDRQCEDALLLTELMDKKGCCT
- the cracr2b gene encoding EF-hand calcium-binding domain-containing protein 4A isoform X2, whose translation is MSTWLKDGEVLVGEGSGEAAPISPRLRGLSAVSPRPSQGVCSPLASPRDAVAGNPLVETMGKAKELFVLCDKEGKGFITKRDMQRLQVELPLSPEQLETVFESLDRDSNGFLTPVEFNTGLGELVGLEDSPEQSLNASEDPDQMDCSQDSPAVRFVNILMELGADRLFKDRQGLSSLWCELQRDRPEMLSVLDGVLIHAVSHLQDSIRERDCLEQALRRRESEHNEVVRSIYEEMENQMREEREKRLSLSQDRIGQKQKGRQLEEEVKMREQELENTLTKQRELEARIGQMSSERANIKEQNQHLRSLNVQLQERVERSRQQLQAALGQLSLLQDSAAQEQVARHRNVMKVSRNMQKEKESLLRQLELLRDMNKRLRDEKDAQQSQKRSPNVTKPLLKKGSIIGNYLLQEKLLKRQLGSSDELEQDNDTEVTNSSKRHQPSRRVRENVEQVQTQRTMVSPQRVFKVVFLGTSGVGKSSFIQQYCTGLFNNKMSATVGIDFKMKTLTLGSTIITLQLWDTAGQER